In Merismopedia glauca CCAP 1448/3, the following are encoded in one genomic region:
- a CDS encoding PadR family transcriptional regulator — MGGADGNTSPRPNQTRYGGFRKLSPGSVYPTLQMLEEGGYLTSSTEGGKRIYTITDQGRQLLAERGQQPTSDSPWDAFKNPQELRELRHVATELASLLMQVARKGKTEEIQRVRQLLEQVKRDIYLMLAER, encoded by the coding sequence CTGGGAGGGGCGGACGGTAATACGTCCCCTCGACCCAACCAAACTCGTTATGGAGGTTTCCGCAAGCTAAGTCCTGGTTCAGTCTATCCTACTCTCCAAATGCTGGAGGAAGGTGGTTATTTAACCAGTTCTACTGAAGGTGGAAAGCGTATTTATACGATTACAGACCAAGGTAGGCAATTATTAGCAGAACGCGGTCAACAGCCAACGTCAGACTCTCCTTGGGATGCTTTCAAGAATCCGCAAGAGTTACGGGAGTTGCGTCATGTTGCCACAGAATTAGCCTCTTTGCTGATGCAAGTTGCTCGTAAGGGCAAGACTGAGGAAATTCAGCGAGTCCGCCAACTTTTAGAGCAAGTAAAGCGGGATATTTACCTGATGCTAGCTGAGAGGTAA